Below is a window of Rattus norvegicus strain BN/NHsdMcwi chromosome 5, GRCr8, whole genome shotgun sequence DNA.
CAGCAAGCTCATCCTCTATCGTGACGACATCTTTAGTTTCAAATGCTTCCGAGGATGGAGTGGAGACTTCATCCTGTCCAGGCTGAGGAAGACTGCTCTGGCTACACTCAACACTTGCCTTCACTCCAGCATCCCCGTCGCTGTCACTGTCGATGGTTATAACCACCGGGGACCGTGAAGTGTTATCTCCATGGTGTTTCCTATGCTTCTTcttatgtttcttcttcttcttcttatggTGTTTGCTTGTGTCTGTAGCTTTTCCTTCATAAACTATCTCTACACTTAGGCTCCGtgccctccttttcctcctcttgtgttttgtctctctgtctgatGGTCTGCTATCTGAAAAGCTATCGCTCTCGTCTTTAGAACCTCCGTCCAATTTTGATGGCTTTTGGTAATGACTCTCCTTCACTCTGGAAGCAAATGCACGAGACGGTTGTGCCTCCTCATTAGTGTCTTCCAAATGGCGGGTCTTGTACTTCCGCTTCCCTCCAGGCTTCTCATTTCTCATCCGGTCAGGGACAGCTGACGTAGTCCTCGACCTATTACTCGACACGCTCCTCGATCGGTGCCTCTCATAGTAGTAGTATTTCCTTTCACTGTGGTTCTTCCTCCTGGCATTTGTTCTTTCAGAAAAAGACTGAATTCTAAATTCTGGACTTGAAGATTGTCTAGAATAATGGGCTCTTGAAAGAGTCCTCCTCCTGTATGACGACTCATAACCATCTCTGTCCTTGTTTCGGCTATAGTAAGTATATTCCCACTTGTATTTGCTTCCAtaattatttcttaaataatAGCGATCTCGATTTCTGCTTCGTGATCTTCGCTTGCCATGATCACTGCTACGAGACCTTGATCTACTAGTGCTTCCACTACTTAGAGAAAGGGTCTGGCTTCTTCTTGACCAGCTGCTATCTCTAgttcttgatctctttttgtccTTTCTCGCTCTAGGTTTGCTACTACTCTCCCTGCTTCTGGATCTCTTATTCTTCAATCTTTTCTTCCCATGATGCTTCCTGTGATTCCTCTGATCATGTCCACTTCTACTTTGGGAACGGGAATCTGAACTCCTGGATCTTCCTCCCTTCCTATGTCGATGGTTATATGGGGAACATGCCCTGTCACCTCTTGTAGATGAGCTGTCCCTGGGAGTTGACAATGACGTAGAtcgtttctcttctttctttgagtttattcttGTGTCCGAATCACAATGGCTTTTACCCATCTGCTCATCTTTTCCAAGGACAGAACGCGGAGATGAAGCTCGACTAGCATCACTATCACCTGAACTGTAAGACTGCTCCTGTTCTTGTGTCTtcactgtttccattttttcatAAGAGCCCAACTCCTCAGAATCAGAAGACAGTTCAACAAGTTCTGGGGTCCGTTCAGCTAATGGCTTAACAAACCCAACAATGACACAATTATCTGATGATGAATCGCTGTCATTGTTTACGTCGTCATTGGCCTGTACTCCTTGTATCTGAGATGCGGCTCCTCCAGAAACAAGTTCTTCATCTGAACTGTCCGAAGAATTTAAAAGGGAAGACACGCCAACATGCACTTGCTCTGAA
It encodes the following:
- the Topors gene encoding E3 ubiquitin-protein ligase Topors, producing MGSQPPPLGSPLSREEGEAPPLAPAEEGRRRSRRVRLRGSCRHRPSLLGRRELASSGPAVPATASSEIMASAAKEFKMDNFSPKAGTSKLQQTVPADASPDSKCPICLDRFDNVSYLDRCLHKFCFRCVQEWSKNKAECPLCKQPFDSIFHSVRAEDDFKEYVLRPSYNGSFTAPEVRRFRYRTTMTRERNASLYSPSSTVSRRTSTPPDSGVLFEGLGISTRPRDVDIPQFMRHMALRGPTATDERSLRKVQEQDIINFRRTLYRAGVRVRSIEDGGRYRDISAEFFRRNPACLHRLVPWLKRELTVLFGAHGSLVNIVQHIIMSNVTRYDLESQAFVSDLRPFLLNRTEHFIHEFISFARSPFNMAAFDQHANYDCPPSSEEGSRSDSSVITISPDEAEAQELDVNVSTIRQAPWDDETPGPSYSNSEQVHVGVSSLLNSSDSSDEELVSGGAASQIQGVQANDDVNNDSDSSSDNCVIVGFVKPLAERTPELVELSSDSEELGSYEKMETVKTQEQEQSYSSGDSDASRASSPRSVLGKDEQMGKSHCDSDTRINSKKEEKRSTSLSTPRDSSSTRGDRACSPYNHRHRKGGRSRSSDSRSQSRSGHDQRNHRKHHGKKRLKNKRSRSRESSSKPRARKDKKRSRTRDSSWSRRSQTLSLSSGSTSRSRSRSSDHGKRRSRSRNRDRYYLRNNYGSKYKWEYTYYSRNKDRDGYESSYRRRTLSRAHYSRQSSSPEFRIQSFSERTNARRKNHSERKYYYYERHRSRSVSSNRSRTTSAVPDRMRNEKPGGKRKYKTRHLEDTNEEAQPSRAFASRVKESHYQKPSKLDGGSKDESDSFSDSRPSDRETKHKRRKRRARSLSVEIVYEGKATDTSKHHKKKKKKHKKKHRKHHGDNTSRSPVVITIDSDSDGDAGVKASVECSQSSLPQPGQDEVSTPSSEAFETKDVVTIEDELAVEDKECDVTALTNDLSTSQAVESSESPPVSVEQTLDVREDSTFASDVESQSSNASIPTEPSRPLPSPRTSLSSVSPGRDCDMS